The window ATCGGAGGCGGTGTGAGCAGAGGATCGAAAGATGTCTGCGATCATAGTGTGCGGGAAGAGATCAGCGCTGTTCCAAGACCTTCCTCCCAAGAGGATCcgttgttcctcttcttcttctcccgtTCACCTctctcctcctccttcttccCTCCTCCACCACCTCGCCGCCCTTTTCCCTGACATGGACCACCACCTTCTCGAGAAAGCTCTCCAAGATTGCGGCAACGACATCGACTCCGCTATCAGAAGCTTAAACCAGCTCCGACTAGGAGCACCACCGCCTCCTTCTCTTGATTCTACTCCCATCGCATCTGATACTGCTCCTCCTCAATTGCAAGGTGAATCTGTTAAGCTTCTTAAACTCTAAATTTTTGCCTAACTCAACTCTAAAACATGCGCTAGCTTGGGAATTCCGATGCTCATTCTTTGAATTCCAAGCTACAACGACGATTTTGATAGTTTTGTTTTGAGCTCTCCCAATTGGTATCCAGAAGTCCACTAACTTGTCAATTCACCTATATACACTGTTTTGACTTTTCATCAATACGCGGGATATATCTAACAACATCCTACTAGTGCTGCCACTCAGTATGTCAAATGTGGaataaattactaatttagACCCTCACTTCTAAATAATCTATCCAGTATTAAGTGTCCATCAGTTTAGTCCTTAAACTGATATATTTTACTACGGTTTAGAACCAATTTGAAGAATTTTTCAATGGAGACTACtttgcattatttttattacttggaAGATTGCTTACTGTAAATATAATTAAGGAAAGAGGATAATACTTTAGGGATTAAATTAAGTGTTTATTCTAGAAAGTAGAAATGTGGATAAGAAATATGCAATCTgtatgaatttatatatataccacTGAAATTTTGGGGTATTGATGGGAATAGGTggctatttttttgttgtaggTGGAGCAAAATGTGATGCAGAAGTTTCAGGTTCTGATGATCCAGCAGCTGGACTAAAGTATCTTACAAGCGGTGCCGAATGGGTAGAGCTTTTTGTTATTGAAATGATGAATGCTTCAAACATGGATGATGCCAAATCTCGAGCTTCAAGAATGCTAGAGGCATTGGAGAAGTCCATTTGCGCAAGAGCAAGTGTTGAAACAGAGCGAAACATTCACCAGGTTATTTATTATGCATATATGTTTCTCAGCATTGTCATTGTCAACCCAAATACCAAGCAAATATGCACTTTCAATTCCTTTTAATAAATGTCATAGGGTGTGATATGATGTACTCATTGTTTGGTTTACTGAATTCAGGAAAATATGATGCTGAAGGAACAAGTGGAGGCCCTTATTCAAGAAAACGTGATTCTGAAGCGTGCTGTCGGTATTCAGCACGAACGCCAGAAAGAATATGAAGACAGAAATCAAGAGTTGAAGCATTTGAAGCAATTAGTGTCACAGTACCAGGAACAGGTAAGAGCTTTAGAGGTAAACAATTATGCATTGACAATGCACCTAAAGCAGGCTGAACAAAGTAGTTCCATCCCTGGCCGTTTTCATCCCGATGTTTTCTAGGTAACATGGCTGTTTCTGTAGTTTAAATAATCATGATTGAAGAAGAAACGAGGTAATGAATTTATATTACtccacatttttaattaatggtgGATATTGAAGATTTATACTATTTAATGATGCGTGGATGTGGCAAAAAAATTGGTCCTCCCATATATTATTAGCTCTTTTGATGCTGATACCCATGTGATAAATATTTTCGATGTGTTAGAATTTTGATTTGGCATGCTTCATGTAAGCCCCTGGATGATCTAGGACTGTGTCTAACTGTCTATTGCTGGTGTTTTCTGCCGCCACTATTGTTTTTGACAAGTTTCTAGCAACTCAAATGCGTAACGAGCGATCATGTTTGTTATGAGACAAAAGAGTTGTCACCTGATGCGAAGATTGAATCTGTCATTTTTGTGTGGTGATCCAATCTGCATTAGTATTCAATAAGTCTctgtattgtttttttattggttttcttTCTACACTatgttattataaataaaatggtttcaaaataaaaaaatttatgcatagtgagaaattagaaaaaaacacTGAATTTCGTCCTCCCCTTAATGTAATTAATACATAGTgaattatgtataaattaataaaaacatctttaaggttaaagaaaataacaaagaagagTACTCatctaaatattttacaaaagaaataattttttttataaaaagtattaaaagtaACTAAAAAGATTTTAGGATTTAGACttctaaagttatttttaatcacttttaattgaaaagttgctattttaaaattttaaaagataataatcaatgactaatttcaaaaaacaaaaaaaaaagtaataagaaGATGACATGTAATttgattggttaaaaaaattaaaaatattaaaactccCAAATTTATTGGGTTACCATAGAAActcaataaacaataatgcattTTAACATATCAAATCATGTTGTATTTAGCGTGATACcaaattaagtttaaattaatttgaggTAGTAAGATACTGATTCAATAAATTGAGAATGTGACTCCAATGAACAGGGAGCAGGTCTGACCTCATGACCCCAAATAATGCGTTTCAGATAAATTTCAATAGATAATATAATAGtgtgatggaaaaaaaaatgtgttatgaAGTAGTATATTACATTCCTCCCACTTGAAATAACAGTACCATGTGCACATGCaggatttaaaaatttctaagaaatttaaatacataacattttaattgcgttgatttaaattttttttgttttataaatattttgtttggatgaaataatttaatttcttgtatttaaattttcttgtttgaataaagtaattcaatttcaataaaatttaattttcattgtaCTTCTGATGTCAGTGGATCTCTTGTCGTTGGCGTAGATATCTCTATCATCTTCCTTAACATCGTCATTGTCACTGATAATCCCAACCTCCACTACATCTTCCTTTTTCCGTGTCACAAACTAAGCTCCTTCACATCTTCTCCAAATCGATTCAACATAGACATCCTTTTAACCTCACCTCTTCATTAATTGCATCCAACAACCCATTACGAACAACCTCACCTCTTCATTAATTGCATCCAACAACCCATTACGAACCGTAGATTATCATGAAGAAATTCATGTCACATATCTTTCATCACATTACAAGATTAGAACCCtcatttctctttaatgtcCCAGAATTCGAACAATAAATATGCAAGCATCATAttgcttcttcttttaagatatGTGCTCGAAAATTTATTTCCTCTCCCTTCGATGAGGTCGAGATCTTTGTCGCGTTTACAATGTCTCGTGCCACAACGATTATGGTGCCTTGCGTCATTACCGTGTGGCCAAGGTGGTCATGGTGGCAACGGGAGAAGTCAACATAGAAGATGTGAGATGCATGGAGTGCGGATCTGTATAGAGCGAGTCACGAAAATGGCGGATCCGTGACAAAGACAGAGCAACGAAAAATGGCAGACTCCGTGTCGCTCGAGGCTTGGCGCCGTCAATCTCTAGATTTTTTTCATCTTAGTTCTTACTAGTTCAATTTATCGCAAAGTCTCGTGTTTGAGCAGAATCTGAACCACAACGACATGAGTTTCATTGAATATTCATTGCAAAGTGTGGGTCACGCGTCATCGTTGTCAAAGCTGGAGGATTTTCTCGACGACTTCTCCGCCGTGATGTGTTACtccaaccaccaccaccacttagGTGTGAGAGAACAAAAGGGCCTATGTGAGAGTAGAGAATTTgatgtcattttaaattttttgaaattcaatatcCAAACAACTGAATTATGACAGagtatttcaaatttattaaaaaaataaattatcttatttaaataCCCCATTCAAATATAGAGTAAGAGCCTCGACTATTCCAATAGCCTATTTAAACCCCCAAATGACATGTTTGATGTGTACAAGCCCATGacattaaacatataaaaatatatgtgatcATTATCTCCTATCAATGTCATTCCTTTCAATTGATGTGTAtactttagaaaaataaaaattgtgtagTGTAATTTAACGAGAAATATcctatacattaaaaaaaatacaaaatacaaagtTATAATTGTTgattagaaaattatatatatatatatatatatatatatatatatatatatatatatactttagttatatatattttttagattaccatttaattatatataatattaaaattagtatattatgtcaacaaatcaaattaatttaatattatctcatatctttaaatattaatggaatcaaatccaaattcaaataaattaacttatcaGTACATCAAATCCAATAAAGACATAAATAAATCGATCTAacttattcattaaaaaaatcatctaacAAAATCGACTACTGAGTTATAAAGTTTACCTGGAATGTGTAAACCTTTGCCAAGGGATCCACTATACCTGTTCTAGTCCATGGGTCAAGGAGTTGTAAGTTATTTTCTGTAAAAGTCAGCCAGAATATAGTTTGGTAAGAATTCAAAGTCTATTAGGGTCAATTAAATTAGCAAACTTTTGTCTTGTTTTGTttctacaaaacaaaataataaaaggaaatattatattatttataatggaGCATGTAAAAAGCAAGCGTGATTCTATGTTAATACATTATACActtttgcttttgctttttcTAGACGCGTTTTGAAGAGCTGTAAAAACAAACAAGCAACCCCACACAGTACGTGTGAATGatctactttaaaaaaattaagtataattatcaatgatattaaaaaaataaatggttgATATTAGATCAATTATATTGACCTGTATaacaaactataaaattaatttaaccgttaaattattagttaatgattaaaatcatattttatcttttaaggtGTATTTCATggactaaattaaattataaagcaTATTTTGCATAatgtttaaaacaattttaaaatcagGCTGATTATTAAACCAACTAAAGtacttgttttaaatttaatagtttAACTGTGATCAAACTGCTATTAACAACATGAAGAACAATATATCAAAAGGGAATTTGATTTAgttgattgaataaaatatataagttattataaatttttttacactatctTCGACGTTCACAAATATACAAAACAACAAGAACAAGGTATAtaatatcatttcaaattgactaaaaatatatatcatttaaaaaatgggaaaacattttaaaaagacATAGACTTAAAGTATAACTAAATCCATCTTTAAATCCGTCttgttaaaatattagttagtGTAATTTTAGataaacatttatatatttaattttattttgagattttaattttaggtCCATAATTGGATTTTAGTTAAAGTAAATTCCAGTAATATTCTGTAccaataatttaataaagaaaatatataaactacTTCACTTCAAACTTACAACATGAATTcgatttaaaatgaattttgaacTAATTGTTAGTACTATCTTTGTCTATGACGAGATATATTCCCACGAGTCCGCGACGATACCTGTGGGACTTCTTGAATTGAAACAAAcatttctctctatatataaaaaaggggAATGCATTTAAATAGAAAACGTAGTAGGCTTATTTgaaagtttaaacaaacaaaGGATTACAAGTTCTACCAAATTAAATTAGTATGGTGAAGATCATTAGAAATTAGGACGTCGGAAGAAGTCCACATGTATCGTTGAGGGTGATTTTGAAGAGTTGAAAGAagtaatatttttcttgaatGGATTTCAGAATCCGATCCAATGATATTTCATATTAGTTTTTGCTTAAAATAGTCTCCCTCGTGGAAATTAACCTTCACAATTAACTTGGTAAGTTTTCGTCCTATCTAGCATGTGAGGCAGCAGAAACAACATcattgttatataaaataaaagtgtatatatatacatccaTAATTTACTTTTCCCAATTTCATGGAGAAAAGTGAACAAAGCTGGAAATTCAAGACTTTCTtgccaaagaaaataaattggcaCCAGTATAACACACAGACacaatcaaagaaaataaattccttgccaaagaaaaagaatgggTCAACACAGCAATTGCCATATGTTACACAGAAACATGGAAAATTAACTAAGAATCTACACTTACTAAATCAGAACAGTATTTCATTTCATGTATCTAGCTACGATCGAAGTGGTGGTGGTGTGAAACGCatacatgatgatgatgatgatgatgtggccatcatattcacatatatacacacacaattTCAATGGTAAAGTGTTCAATTCTCGGTGTTCTTTGGAGTTAATAACGATGGCGGATCTGAAttgaagaagaaattaaagagaacCTGTAGTGGATCACTATGCGTTGAAGGCAAGCTTTCCTCCATTCATCATCATTCTCTTGAACTCGTTAAAATTGACCATGCCATCTCCATCCATATCAACCTTCTTAATCATCTCTTTGCACTCTTCAATCTTTCTCCCTTCCCTTAACCCCAACGAAGTAAGCACCAAAGCTAACTCCTCCACCGAAATAAGCCCATCATTGTCTTTATCAAACACATCAAAAGCCTCCTTCAAATCAACCTCTTCATTTCCCATAACACCACCCTCTTTCTCATGATGATCCCCTCCTACACACTCACTTGTCAACAAGCAAAACTCTTCAAAATCGATCAAGCCGTCACTGTTGGAATCGTACTTGACAACAATATCATCCACCTCTTTGTCTGCCATGAAGATTCCGATGTTCCTCAGGGACTCCCTCAGCTCCTGCTTCGTTATGAACCCGTCGCCGTTTTTGTCGAATGTGGAGAACAGTTTTCTAagctcttccttcttcttttgggAACCACTCTCCGCCATCTTGGTCGTTGGtgaagagggagaaggagaaggagccaagttggttttggttttgttgcAAGAATTATTGTTGGGGAAGAAAGTTTGAAGCCACGCACTAATCTTGGTGGTGGGTATgtaaaagaaaacatttatgAGGCCTGCGATGAAGAGAACAGTTAGCAGCAGTGTAGCTAGATCCATGTGTTTTGTTGGAATATTGGATATTGCAAACGACAGAGAGGATATAATAAGGGATAAGGAAGAAGAGAACCAGGAAGAGCTAGGAGCAAGTAACCTTGTTAGAATCTTGGAGCCATAGAGTATACGAAACTTTGTCTGcttttgttgaaaataaaaagaaacaacattctcttgatttttttttctagatccTCACACTCcgtttcatcaaaagtaaattaagagatatttactaatttaaaattcaacctaaaaataaataaaatttaatgaaaaattacttctgtcaaacataaaatttaaatattatttaataattgaatCTTAACTTTCACATAttaatcattttctatttctttgattttaagtaaaatgaataatatgtaCACTAATGTCATTCAGTTAGTACAAaccattatatataatatatttatttactttataattaattattttaaaagttatatttataatattttttattaattgaaattagttttttttacacagtacatattaaatttttataagaagAGAAACATTACTTgtttttctaagagttttt of the Glycine max cultivar Williams 82 chromosome 13, Glycine_max_v4.0, whole genome shotgun sequence genome contains:
- the LOC100809549 gene encoding CUE domain-containing protein, with product MSAIIVCGKRSALFQDLPPKRIRCSSSSSPVHLSPPPSSLLHHLAALFPDMDHHLLEKALQDCGNDIDSAIRSLNQLRLGAPPPPSLDSTPIASDTAPPQLQGGAKCDAEVSGSDDPAAGLKYLTSGAEWVELFVIEMMNASNMDDAKSRASRMLEALEKSICARASVETERNIHQENMMLKEQVEALIQENVILKRAVGIQHERQKEYEDRNQELKHLKQLVSQYQEQVRALEVNNYALTMHLKQAEQSSSIPGRFHPDVF
- the LOC100810081 gene encoding calmodulin-like protein; this translates as MDLATLLLTVLFIAGLINVFFYIPTTKISAWLQTFFPNNNSCNKTKTNLAPSPSPSSPTTKMAESGSQKKKEELRKLFSTFDKNGDGFITKQELRESLRNIGIFMADKEVDDIVVKYDSNSDGLIDFEEFCLLTSECVGGDHHEKEGGVMGNEEVDLKEAFDVFDKDNDGLISVEELALVLTSLGLREGRKIEECKEMIKKVDMDGDGMVNFNEFKRMMMNGGKLAFNA